The Alnus glutinosa chromosome 3, dhAlnGlut1.1, whole genome shotgun sequence nucleotide sequence aaattagaatcTTACTATATAACTCCCGTGAGCATTCctttttcaattcaaaaactTTTGTCTAGTCAGTAGTCAGTGTAAAATCTTTCAGAAATATCTTAAATAAAGAGTAAGCAAATTTAGATGCATGCAAATCATCAACATTTTTTCACCCTTTTTTCACCGGCTGCTATAATAAGTGGGGCCCAATTGTGTGGGTGCCCAGCTCACTCTAGGCTGATGTGGCTAGAGTTGTAGGGGTGATTGGGGTGAAATCGATCTACCCTGAGTTCTAgaggaaagaggaagaaagaaaaagtccAAACACTGAGAAGCTGTGAAGCAGAACCGTCTGAACTGAACtgtgaagagagagagacagagaagcATTGCAGTCAACAATATTTGGAAGAGAAAAAACGATACATGGGCGAAACAGTGAAGCACTCGTAGTTTGAAATTTgacgagaaagagagagagagagagagagagagagagagagagagagagggttctGGACTTCTggggaaagaaaaacaaagatggAAAGCAAAGAAAAAGGCGTGGACagagaagccaaaaagcagagTGTAATGGTGAAAAAGTTGAAACGCGGTATGTTGGTAGGGAAAAGAGGAGGCCCATGTACTCCACCACCTACATGGCTTGAGTTTTCATCTCACAAGAATGATAACACCACTACTGACACTCATGAATTCCTCACCTTTCCCAACACCGCCACCACATCAATCTCTGCTAGAAAGCTCTGCGCCAACCTCTGGGAGATTCAGCCCCACCAACGCGTCCTTGTCCCACTTGGTAAAATGAGAAAGGGTGGTGCTAGGCCTAGGCTTCATCGCCACCACCGCAGGGGCAAAGGCTTTGAGGTTTCCAAACACGCGGTTGACCCTCAGAATCCCCCCCACACGGTATAACTTTACCTTACCTACcttacttttcttctttcctttgttGGTTGCTTAAatgttaattgttttttttttggatttctttGTGAATTTCTTTCTGGGGTTGTTTTGTTTGATTACTGGTTTTCTGGTTGTGTTTACCTGCTTGTCCTGTGTTCTCGTTGTtctgtggttttttttttggttttccgTGGGGTATTTAGTCCATGGGTACATCCGTAATAATTTCTCATGTACATTGGAGATCGAATACAATTTCAGCTGAAAGGTTGCTTCTTTGGGTTAATGTCTTTTGCATTTTTACGAAGCATGCATTCATTGGGCCTCTTTGTATATGAATTCTCTTGAGAAACACGGACTTTATTACATTTTTGGTAGTTGTCAATTCCCCTCTCTTTTTGTTAAGTCCCCCAAGCCTTCCTACAAGCTCTGTTTCTTGCTCCCTCCAAGGGACATTTTCCAATGAGAATGGAGGCAATCTCATCATAACCTTTtctgtccatatatatatattttttctttgtagaaaatttctttaTTGTGTTCCTATCTTGCATCATTCACTGAGCATTTTTCAGCAATTGCATTCGTTGATCAGTTGATCTTGCTTCCTGGGCTTATTATACCAGTGCTTTTTTAATGGAAACATGAAATTACTTATACCTGGGGGAAAAAGCATGTGAAAATTTGACTTGGTTACTAGGAATAGAAAGCTCTGATTTTTATAGCTCAAAACCCTCGGGCTGTTTCCATGTTTTTCtacctcttttttattttttattttaaatccaaaattgatttttacCCTCTCTCTCATTGCAGCCAGCAACTGCAAGTAGCTTGGGGAGGTATGTTTCAGCATCACTTGTACAACACCATCGATCAGTTCAAAGAAATCACTGTGCATTGCAGCCTGTATCTCCTGCAAGTTATGGTAGCTCATTGGAGGTATGATTTATCCTGCATAAACCATCCACAATTCTCTTttctattctctctctttctttttctttctttttttctaatgatTAAAGAAATGGAAACAAGAAAGCCTGTAAAGTTGTAATAGTGTAAGATCAACAATTTGCTAACGCAATATAGGAGAGAAGTTGGTTCGTAAACTGTGCCTTAATGTTCTGcgtttggtatatatatatatgagatgtgtttgatattattttcttgtacatctcttttacaaatttaccattgaatctGTGGAACTCTCATGTAGTCCCATagatttaatggtgaatttacACATATCTTGTACGGAGATGGACAAGAGATATGCAagagaatgaaaccaaacatttctttatatatatagatacatgtaaatacatacatatatacatgtgtgtgtatTGAATTCACATGTTGGTGATTATATCACACATTTGCCAACTATTATTTCAAAGTTACAGATTTTACGGATGTAGTAGCTGGATTTTGAAAAGTTAATATTCATACTACAACTTGTAAGCACAGGATTTCCTGATACAAGTACCCTTGAGATAGAAACAATGTTGTATAAGGACTATTAGAACAAGATTTTGTATGGTTAAAGAATGTTGTTACTAAACAAGTGAAGAACCTACAAGCAGCATTTGCCACATACCTTTCAGGTTTTGTGTGATTGAACATGTTGGTTTGCTCACTAAGCTCGAAATCTAGGCATTTTACCACCTTTGCTAAAGTTTTTCTCACAATACTCGGTCATTATATTGTTTAAAAGGGAGGCCTTATAAACAATTTCCTAGATAAAGTTACATAATATCTCAGTTTTTAGAACTTATGAATTATAATTGCAGAATAGGCTTACTTGCAATATCTCTTCTAATTCCATCAATACTTGTATTATTCATTTCCTCTAATGCTTGAGAAATATGCCAAAGACCCCATTTTCATGACTTCAGTATGTCAAACACTTGCCGATGAGCAGCATGACTCGCATATACTTGATTAATTAATCATGAAATGGTGACGAGAGATGCAGTTGTATTAGTTGATGATTTGTTAACTTCCTTGTGGAATTGCAGTTTCTGCCATAAGAAGGCCATATACCCTAATTTAACTGTAATGATTAGATTCATTAACTCCACTGTTATTAATCTTCTGCTTATAACCTTCTCCTCTAAACAGTCCATCAATTTAACTGCTATTTGACCCTATGAATTCTGATACCTCTTCTTTTCACAGGTGGCACCTTATAACCCTCCTGTTACTCCGACAAGTTCTTTGGACTTGAAGGGTAGAATGGGTGGATCAAGCTATAGCCTTAAAACATCCACGGAGTTAGTCAAGGTACTCAATCGGATTTGGAGTCTAGAAGAACAACACGCATCAAATATATCAATGGTGAAAGCACTGAAAATGGAACTATATCATTCTAAAGCTAGAATTAAAGAATTGCTAGAAGAGAAGCAATTGGATAGGCACGAATTGGATGGCTTGATGAAGCTAGTTACAGAGGATAAACTTGTTAGGAAGAATAAGGAGCAAGATCGAATTAAAGCTGTGGTAGAGTCAATCAGGGATGAGCTAGAAGATGAGAGGAAGCTAAGAAAGCTTTCAGAAAGCCTGCACCGGAAGCTAGCTCGAGAGCTTTCTGAATTGAAATCTTCTTTTTCTAATGCTTGGAGAGAgcttgaaagagagagaaaagcacGGATTCTGTTGGAAAACTTGTGTGATGAGTTTGCTAAAGGTATAAGAGATTATGAACAAGAAGTGCGGTCCTTGAAGCACAAGAATGAGAAGGATAGGGTTGATAAGGGAAACCCTGACAGGCTAGTTCTCCATATTTCAGAAGCGTGGCTTGATGAGCGGATGCAAATGAAGCTAGCAGAAGCTCGAAATGATATTGCAGAAAAGAATACAATTGTGGACAAGTTAGGTTTTGATATAGAAAACTTTCTTCAAGCTAAACGATCTATTGACTCAAGAAAAACTGAGAACTTGTCCCCACGGGAGCTAAACAAAAATTGCTCATGTCGACATTCGATAGAGTCCCTTCCTTTGAATGGGGCTGTTAGTGCACCTCAAAATGCTGCTGATGAAGAAGTCTTATCAGCCAGTGATTATAATTGCTTTGAACAAAACAAGAGTTCTGGTGGAAAACAAAGCAAAGGCAGCTCTCAACAAAAGGGCAAAAATGCTGCAGAAAGCCTTCACAAAGAGATAGTGAAATCAAATTCCATGAGAACAAAGGTTGGATTATGGGAAACCGATGACAT carries:
- the LOC133864900 gene encoding uncharacterized protein At5g41620-like, whose product is MESKEKGVDREAKKQSVMVKKLKRGMLVGKRGGPCTPPPTWLEFSSHKNDNTTTDTHEFLTFPNTATTSISARKLCANLWEIQPHQRVLVPLGKMRKGGARPRLHRHHRRGKGFEVSKHAVDPQNPPHTPATASSLGRYVSASLVQHHRSVQRNHCALQPVSPASYGSSLEVAPYNPPVTPTSSLDLKGRMGGSSYSLKTSTELVKVLNRIWSLEEQHASNISMVKALKMELYHSKARIKELLEEKQLDRHELDGLMKLVTEDKLVRKNKEQDRIKAVVESIRDELEDERKLRKLSESLHRKLARELSELKSSFSNAWRELERERKARILLENLCDEFAKGIRDYEQEVRSLKHKNEKDRVDKGNPDRLVLHISEAWLDERMQMKLAEARNDIAEKNTIVDKLGFDIENFLQAKRSIDSRKTENLSPRELNKNCSCRHSIESLPLNGAVSAPQNAADEEVLSASDYNCFEQNKSSGGKQSKGSSQQKGKNAAESLHKEIVKSNSMRTKVGLWETDDICKPSSLQGQFEEHMANATPFNGNRSQFSERQDGMNYPETSGTFDATREGLQERDSKRVGIGGPKSNHVLDNLIRNQSSSLEVDKIHPQSNCREDSCDRSVLTGNASPVQRWMSKLTNSDFEKSISSLRLPPGLKENTLMAKLLEARLEGQHSRSKACKGSF